Proteins co-encoded in one Holophagales bacterium genomic window:
- a CDS encoding ATP phosphoribosyltransferase, with the protein MSSPSPNLPRGVQALLFESAERRRRVEESVVRTLSDAGFRETILPVLDFASPYDGVTAEGDERLYRFMDRGGELLALRADFTPMAARVVAPRLAGLPMPVALFYRGDVVRDEPSGLGRPREFAQVGAELYGDASFEADLRMLRTLLAAAAEVPAGRLCLTLGWAGLLPAILSAIAPGLVNRKRSTLEEALVDARTRRVGRLAERLRGGGADGAQAQEVASALLAGFDPSSPLFELPVLADAARSLSAVARAAREVRPGLEVVVDLAGTPQTPYYTGLTFTLDAKGGGGPLGGGGRYDGLLGRFGPDAPAVGFCIGLEALAIATEAAEPANAAPRPFRIATGKGRLLRKTLDLLRAAGVDFPEGDGRRLLLPDRSGRFELLLLKDDDVPTYVAFGGADAGVVGNDRIEESGEVVCEPLELPYGACRLALIGRAGEEFRPNGHPVRVGTKYRRVAERFFDARKIPHEVVPLAGSVELAAALKLTDVVVDLIETGSTMAAHGLVELETILPSRATFIVGNRALVERRSEVAGLVSRLSAEVAKAAPAGSVADLAKEATSC; encoded by the coding sequence GTGAGCTCTCCTTCCCCGAATCTCCCGCGCGGCGTCCAGGCGCTCCTCTTCGAGTCGGCGGAGCGCCGGCGGCGGGTCGAGGAGTCCGTCGTCCGAACGCTCTCGGACGCCGGGTTCCGCGAGACGATCCTCCCGGTCCTCGACTTCGCCTCGCCGTACGATGGCGTCACGGCGGAAGGCGACGAGCGGCTCTACCGCTTCATGGACCGCGGGGGCGAGCTCCTCGCGCTTCGCGCCGACTTCACGCCCATGGCCGCGCGCGTCGTCGCCCCGCGCCTCGCCGGCCTGCCGATGCCCGTGGCGCTCTTCTACAGGGGCGACGTCGTCCGCGACGAGCCGTCGGGCCTCGGGCGGCCGCGCGAGTTCGCCCAGGTCGGGGCGGAGCTTTACGGCGACGCTTCGTTCGAGGCGGACCTCCGGATGCTCCGCACGCTTCTCGCCGCGGCGGCCGAGGTGCCGGCCGGGCGGCTCTGCCTGACGCTGGGTTGGGCGGGGCTCCTGCCGGCGATCCTTTCGGCGATCGCGCCGGGTCTCGTGAACCGGAAGAGGAGCACCCTCGAGGAGGCGCTCGTCGATGCCCGGACCCGGCGCGTCGGCCGTCTCGCGGAGCGTCTCCGTGGGGGCGGGGCGGACGGTGCGCAGGCGCAGGAGGTCGCCTCCGCTCTCCTCGCGGGCTTCGACCCGTCGTCGCCACTCTTCGAACTCCCCGTCCTCGCGGACGCTGCGCGGTCGCTCTCCGCGGTGGCGCGGGCGGCGCGCGAGGTCCGGCCCGGACTCGAGGTCGTCGTCGACCTGGCCGGTACGCCCCAGACCCCCTACTACACGGGCCTCACCTTCACTCTCGATGCGAAGGGGGGCGGCGGACCGCTGGGCGGCGGTGGACGCTACGACGGGCTCCTCGGGCGGTTCGGGCCGGACGCCCCTGCGGTCGGCTTCTGCATCGGGCTCGAGGCGCTCGCGATCGCGACCGAGGCGGCGGAGCCGGCCAACGCGGCGCCCAGGCCCTTCCGGATCGCGACGGGGAAGGGGCGACTCCTCCGCAAGACGCTCGATCTCCTCCGCGCGGCCGGCGTCGACTTCCCGGAGGGCGACGGACGGAGGCTCCTGCTGCCCGACCGGAGCGGGCGCTTCGAGCTTCTCCTCCTGAAGGACGACGACGTGCCGACCTACGTCGCCTTCGGCGGTGCCGACGCGGGCGTCGTCGGGAACGACAGGATCGAGGAGTCGGGAGAAGTGGTCTGCGAGCCGCTCGAGCTCCCTTACGGCGCCTGCCGCCTCGCGCTCATCGGACGCGCAGGGGAGGAGTTCCGCCCGAATGGCCACCCGGTCCGGGTGGGTACGAAATACCGTCGCGTCGCGGAACGGTTCTTCGACGCGAGAAAGATCCCGCACGAGGTCGTCCCGCTCGCCGGCTCCGTCGAGCTCGCCGCGGCGCTGAAGCTGACGGACGTCGTCGTCGACCTGATCGAGACCGGCTCGACGATGGCCGCTCACGGCCTCGTGGAGCTCGAGACGATTCTCCCGAGCCGGGCGACGTTCATCGTGGGCAACCGGGCCCTCGTCGAGCGGCGCTCCGAGGTCGCCGGGCTCGTTTCCCGCCTGTCGGCCGAAGTGGCAAAGGCGGCGCCGGCAGGAAGCGTGGCGGACCTGGCGAAGGAGGCGACGTCATGCTGA
- the hisD gene encoding histidinol dehydrogenase: MLKVASVATREGRALLARLRARRLSPDFSTLREALPIVEAVLSDGAPALARFVADLDGERIAEKGLLVRPKAEKDVDPAFASAFRLARRRLTAYHRRQVPKGFSHRDALGVSFVERPVPHEAVGVYVPGGRAFYPSSLLMGVVPARVAGAERIVVATPPRAFRQSRELRWALAELGVDEVLLAGGAHGIAGLVSVARCTKIVGPGNRWVAAAKHLVSGLVSIDMPAGPSEVLILASEGADPERIAADLLAQAEHDPDAVCLLFTDRRELASAVDAEIARQLESLPTAATASAALDANGLTLVFPSLPAAANEGVAFAAEHVQLMGRAAQRYAPRFTSTAGAVFVGGDTPTAFGDYLAGPNHVLPTGGAARSFSGLSVRDFFRWGRSVSVPAAAARRLGPPGATLARFEGLEAHARSLDLRSGQ; this comes from the coding sequence ATGCTGAAGGTCGCTTCCGTCGCCACGCGCGAGGGCCGGGCCCTCCTCGCCCGCCTGCGCGCGCGGCGCCTCTCGCCCGACTTCTCCACGCTGCGCGAGGCGCTCCCGATCGTCGAAGCCGTCCTCTCGGACGGCGCGCCTGCGCTCGCCCGGTTCGTCGCCGACCTCGACGGAGAGAGGATCGCGGAGAAGGGGCTCCTCGTCCGGCCGAAGGCCGAGAAGGACGTCGACCCGGCGTTCGCGTCGGCGTTCCGCCTGGCACGTCGGCGGCTCACGGCGTATCACCGGCGGCAGGTGCCGAAAGGGTTCTCTCATCGCGACGCGCTCGGCGTGTCCTTCGTCGAGAGACCCGTCCCGCACGAGGCGGTCGGCGTCTACGTGCCCGGTGGCCGTGCGTTCTACCCGTCGTCGCTCCTGATGGGCGTCGTCCCGGCGCGCGTCGCCGGAGCGGAGCGAATCGTCGTCGCGACGCCGCCCCGCGCCTTTCGCCAGAGCCGCGAGCTGCGGTGGGCGCTCGCCGAGCTCGGCGTCGACGAGGTCCTCCTCGCCGGCGGGGCGCACGGCATCGCGGGCCTCGTCTCCGTGGCGCGCTGCACGAAGATCGTCGGCCCCGGGAACCGCTGGGTCGCGGCGGCCAAGCACCTCGTTTCGGGCCTCGTCTCGATCGACATGCCGGCGGGGCCTTCCGAAGTGCTGATCCTCGCGTCCGAAGGAGCCGACCCGGAGCGGATCGCGGCCGACCTCCTCGCGCAGGCCGAGCACGACCCCGACGCCGTCTGCCTCCTCTTCACCGACCGGCGCGAGCTCGCGAGCGCCGTGGACGCAGAGATCGCCCGGCAGCTCGAGAGCCTGCCGACGGCCGCGACGGCGAGCGCCGCGCTCGACGCGAACGGCCTGACTCTCGTCTTCCCGTCCCTTCCGGCCGCGGCGAACGAGGGTGTCGCCTTCGCCGCCGAGCACGTGCAGCTGATGGGGCGCGCCGCCCAGCGCTACGCCCCGCGCTTCACGTCCACCGCGGGGGCGGTCTTCGTCGGGGGCGATACCCCCACCGCCTTCGGCGACTACCTCGCCGGCCCGAACCACGTCCTGCCGACAGGTGGCGCGGCCCGGAGCTTTTCGGGCCTTTCCGTCCGCGACTTTTTCCGCTGGGGACGCAGCGTTTCCGTCCCGGCCGCGGCGGCCCGAAGGCTCGGCCCGCCGGGCGCGACGCTGGCGCGATTCGAGGGGCTCGAGGCGCACGCCCGCTCGCTCGACCTGAGGAGCGGACAATGA
- a CDS encoding aminotransferase class I/II-fold pyridoxal phosphate-dependent enzyme, producing the protein MTRDPLAAVRPEIRALRAYRFAPVPEGLRAKLDFNESPADVSAEAKDGALAALRARRFALYPEFGSLRLRAALAASVGLSPEQVVPANGSGEAILAAVAVFAGCGGTLLLAPPVFSLYVQMAGIAGARVAAVPLAGDDFRLDEEAFLARAAEGERTVPLLCSPNNPTGGTVSREFVRRLCAVSPVVLLDQAYVDFSEEKDDLLPLLDELRNLVLFRTLSKAYSIAGLRVGYAAAWPDVAEEIAKAILPFSVDVGAEEIALAVLARRGEVRERCRAVARERERVAAALRALGARVAPSRANFLFLVPPDGDGARVLRDLRARGVLVRDQTTVVPGALRVTIGTPDENDLFLSTLKEVL; encoded by the coding sequence ATGACGCGCGACCCCCTCGCCGCCGTCCGGCCCGAGATCCGCGCTCTCCGCGCGTACCGGTTCGCGCCGGTGCCCGAAGGCCTCCGCGCCAAGCTCGACTTCAACGAGAGCCCTGCCGACGTTTCGGCCGAAGCGAAGGACGGCGCCCTCGCGGCACTGCGGGCGCGACGCTTCGCCCTCTACCCGGAGTTCGGCTCCCTCAGGCTCCGGGCCGCGCTCGCGGCCTCGGTGGGGCTCTCGCCGGAGCAGGTCGTTCCCGCAAACGGCTCGGGCGAGGCGATCCTCGCCGCCGTCGCCGTGTTCGCCGGATGCGGCGGTACGCTCCTGCTCGCGCCGCCGGTCTTCTCCCTCTACGTCCAGATGGCCGGAATCGCCGGCGCCCGGGTCGCGGCGGTGCCCCTCGCCGGCGACGACTTCCGGCTCGACGAGGAGGCGTTCCTGGCGCGCGCGGCCGAAGGGGAGCGCACGGTGCCGCTCCTCTGCTCGCCGAACAACCCGACGGGCGGGACGGTATCGCGGGAGTTCGTCCGTCGCCTTTGCGCGGTTTCGCCGGTCGTCCTCCTGGACCAGGCCTACGTCGATTTCTCGGAAGAGAAAGACGACCTCCTCCCCCTTCTGGACGAGCTGCGCAACCTCGTCCTCTTCCGGACCCTCTCGAAGGCCTATTCGATCGCGGGGCTCCGCGTCGGTTACGCCGCCGCGTGGCCCGACGTGGCCGAGGAGATCGCGAAAGCGATCCTCCCGTTCAGCGTCGACGTCGGCGCGGAAGAGATCGCCCTCGCCGTCCTCGCGCGCCGTGGGGAGGTCCGGGAGCGTTGCCGCGCCGTCGCCCGCGAGCGCGAGCGGGTCGCGGCGGCGCTCCGTGCGCTTGGCGCCCGGGTCGCGCCGTCGCGCGCCAACTTCCTCTTCCTCGTCCCGCCGGATGGGGACGGCGCCCGAGTTCTCCGCGACCTCCGTGCGCGCGGGGTCCTCGTCCGCGACCAGACGACCGTCGTCCCCGGCGCGCTTCGCGTGACGATAGGGACTCCCGACGAGAACGACCTGTTCCTCTCGACCCTGAAGGAGGTCCTGTGA